The Solibacillus sp. FSL R7-0682 genome includes a window with the following:
- a CDS encoding alpha/beta-type small acid-soluble spore protein, with protein MGRNNRNKILVPEARQELDELKAKVMGTNNPEDAKIEVANELGIPLKKGYNGGLTSAEVGKVGGKIGGNMVKELVKMAQESLKNNQSN; from the coding sequence ATGGGAAGAAACAATCGAAATAAAATTCTTGTTCCAGAAGCAAGGCAAGAGCTTGATGAATTAAAGGCAAAAGTAATGGGTACAAACAATCCTGAGGATGCAAAAATAGAAGTTGCAAACGAATTAGGTATTCCGTTGAAAAAAGGATACAACGGGGGACTTACCTCTGCAGAAGTAGGCAAAGTAGGCGGAAAAATAGGTGGGAATATGGTTAAAGAGCTAGTGAAAATGGCCCAAGAAAGTTTAAAAAATAACCAGAGTAACTAA
- a CDS encoding DUF1540 domain-containing protein, with protein MPALEVKCTVSNCFFHAKGNLCGADKIEIDMDHLKNNKEKTEFASDFDSRHETAEAMNSTDTCCRTFISKKDKRQQSTK; from the coding sequence ATGCCAGCTTTAGAGGTGAAGTGTACAGTTTCAAATTGCTTTTTCCATGCGAAAGGAAATTTATGTGGGGCTGATAAAATCGAAATCGATATGGATCATCTAAAAAACAACAAAGAAAAGACAGAGTTTGCTTCTGATTTTGATTCACGACATGAAACAGCAGAAGCAATGAATTCTACAGACACGTGCTGTAGGACATTTATATCCAAAAAAGATAAACGCCAACAATCTACAAAGTAA
- a CDS encoding NUDIX hydrolase — protein MEYKIWNGASAIVIKDNQVLMVRGKNTNSWGVPSGEIEAGETAKEACIREIWEETGYEANIIKELHTKKAIIKDYKVTTKYFLCEITGGKIQYHDPDETIVEISWKNKYEISKLIHVYPEDLKIIEELLMTVGC, from the coding sequence ATGGAGTATAAAATTTGGAATGGGGCATCTGCAATTGTTATTAAAGATAATCAAGTATTAATGGTACGTGGGAAAAATACAAATAGCTGGGGTGTTCCTTCAGGGGAGATCGAAGCTGGAGAAACAGCAAAAGAAGCTTGTATACGTGAAATTTGGGAAGAAACGGGATATGAAGCGAATATAATAAAAGAATTACATACTAAAAAGGCAATTATAAAAGATTATAAGGTAACAACAAAATATTTCTTATGCGAGATTACGGGTGGAAAAATTCAATATCATGATCCTGATGAAACGATTGTAGAAATTTCATGGAAGAACAAGTATGAAATTTCAAAATTAATTCATGTTTACCCAGAGGATTTAAAAATTATTGAAGAGTTATTGATGACAGTGGGCTGCTAA
- a CDS encoding cupin domain-containing protein: MASYKDYTSPSTQFTFDVNKSPLFKKDTNNFINVLGVQQLNTLENISLLDIFLSANNVIEPHYHQNAAELVYCISGAATISILNPFTKQFLNYSITPGQVANIPQGWWHYEVATVDNTHLLAIFDAPTPEVILGSDLLKFTPATIMSHTYCMDENQWKQVVAPVKPSTYIGPYTDCSKVISDTEYTSDQNSNLQYHWPQYITQHQQITYIPHYWQ; the protein is encoded by the coding sequence ATGGCTTCGTATAAGGATTACACTTCGCCATCAACTCAGTTCACCTTTGACGTAAATAAAAGTCCTCTGTTCAAAAAGGATACTAACAATTTTATTAACGTCCTAGGTGTACAACAGTTGAATACATTGGAAAATATATCTCTCCTAGATATCTTTCTAAGTGCTAATAATGTTATAGAACCCCACTATCACCAAAATGCTGCCGAGTTAGTTTATTGCATTTCTGGCGCTGCTACAATTTCGATACTGAACCCATTTACAAAACAATTTCTCAATTATTCAATTACACCAGGTCAAGTGGCAAACATTCCACAAGGCTGGTGGCATTATGAAGTAGCTACTGTTGATAACACACATCTCTTGGCAATTTTTGATGCGCCAACTCCAGAAGTTATTTTAGGTTCTGACCTATTAAAATTTACTCCTGCCACTATTATGTCTCATACTTATTGCATGGATGAAAATCAATGGAAACAAGTAGTTGCACCCGTTAAACCTAGTACATATATAGGTCCTTACACGGATTGTAGCAAAGTAATATCGGATACAGAATATACATCCGACCAAAATAGTAATCTACAATATCATTGGCCGCAATATATAACACAACATCAACAAATAACATATATACCTCATTATTGGCAATAA
- a CDS encoding YpzG family protein, whose translation MGKKVNLDPKSQKIHQNWTRVKHQKSQVNGQTEITLHNQLLRSAAKAKQF comes from the coding sequence ATGGGTAAGAAGGTCAACTTGGATCCAAAATCTCAGAAAATCCACCAAAACTGGACTAGAGTTAAGCATCAAAAATCTCAAGTAAACGGTCAAACAGAGATAACTCTCCATAACCAATTGCTGAGAAGTGCTGCGAAGGCTAAACAGTTTTAA
- a CDS encoding YjcZ family sporulation protein has product MGSAGYQNNGGGGYGGYGSGFGFAFLVVLFILLIIVGAAFFGGGGYY; this is encoded by the coding sequence ATGGGCTCAGCAGGCTATCAAAATAATGGCGGCGGCGGATATGGAGGTTATGGATCTGGCTTTGGTTTCGCATTTTTAGTTGTTCTCTTTATCCTTCTTATTATTGTAGGTGCAGCTTTCTTTGGAGGAGGAGGCTATTATTAA
- a CDS encoding MFS transporter: MGKQNSSYRWVVFVSVLFTYLLMASQRTAPGLITDQLMTDFKVTATTIGLLASIQFFVYTSLQIPMGILADRFGPNFFLIIGATLTGVGTILYSLGTHEFVLFFSRMLTGIGDATIWVNMVLILSQWFHKKEFVRLIGFAGMTGSLGFLLATVPFSAWIHLLGWRLAFFSAGLLLCLCGLLLYFVLIKKAKKIFIEEQEVLTEFVQREKTSVILRRILSNRQAWALFFCHFGVVGGYVGFISSWAVPYGMNMYEMTRSDASQMIMIGLIGALIGAPLTSWISSRLESIKRPYIVVHLIVLFCWCSFLLFKGHPSLFILMLLFFIIGYGYGASALTFAAVRQSFPIKESGIVSGFANTGGFLSAVLLPIIFGYILDYFQSTSGNLGDGYYYGFTAPVLFSTIGLIGAMIYKENSI, translated from the coding sequence CTGGGCAAACAAAATAGCAGTTACAGATGGGTTGTATTTGTTTCTGTATTGTTTACGTATTTATTAATGGCAAGTCAACGAACTGCTCCAGGTCTCATAACAGACCAGTTGATGACGGATTTTAAAGTAACAGCAACGACGATTGGGTTATTAGCTAGCATCCAATTTTTTGTATATACGAGCTTGCAAATTCCTATGGGGATTTTAGCTGATCGTTTTGGTCCGAATTTCTTTCTAATTATCGGTGCGACACTTACTGGAGTAGGTACAATTCTTTATAGTCTTGGTACACATGAGTTTGTTTTATTCTTTTCTAGAATGCTTACGGGCATAGGGGATGCGACTATATGGGTCAATATGGTACTTATTTTAAGTCAGTGGTTTCATAAAAAGGAATTTGTTCGATTAATTGGTTTTGCCGGTATGACAGGTAGTTTAGGCTTCCTATTGGCAACAGTACCATTCTCTGCTTGGATACATTTACTCGGGTGGAGATTAGCATTTTTCTCCGCAGGATTACTGCTTTGCCTATGTGGACTGCTTCTTTATTTTGTACTTATAAAGAAAGCAAAAAAAATCTTTATAGAAGAACAGGAAGTTTTAACGGAATTTGTACAACGTGAAAAAACAAGCGTAATACTACGAAGAATATTATCAAATCGGCAAGCATGGGCGCTATTCTTTTGTCACTTTGGAGTAGTTGGGGGATATGTAGGGTTTATCAGTTCTTGGGCAGTCCCATATGGCATGAATATGTATGAAATGACACGCTCAGATGCTAGCCAGATGATTATGATTGGTCTTATCGGGGCACTTATTGGAGCCCCTTTAACAAGCTGGATTTCAAGTCGTTTAGAATCAATAAAAAGACCATATATTGTCGTCCATCTTATTGTTTTATTTTGTTGGTGTTCTTTTCTTTTATTTAAAGGGCATCCATCCTTGTTTATCCTCATGTTACTATTCTTTATCATTGGCTATGGATACGGGGCAAGTGCATTAACCTTTGCAGCTGTTCGCCAATCTTTCCCTATAAAAGAATCAGGCATCGTTTCAGGATTTGCTAATACGGGTGGCTTTCTCAGCGCGGTTTTACTACCTATCATTTTTGGCTATATTTTAGATTATTTTCAATCAACTTCTGGAAATTTAGGCGATGGATATTACTATGGTTTTACTGCACCAGTACTCTTTTCTACAATTGGCTTAATTGGCGCAATGATTTACAAGGAAAATTCGATTTAA
- a CDS encoding small acid-soluble spore protein Tlp: MSNSKKKDNSSKVDRIREIVRNTEGNLTEAEIGKEFADPILREMLSEKNERRKETIEELKEEIKEEIGKSKKGKA; this comes from the coding sequence ATGTCTAATTCAAAGAAAAAGGACAATTCGAGTAAGGTTGATCGAATTCGTGAAATTGTTAGGAACACAGAAGGGAATCTTACAGAAGCGGAAATAGGCAAGGAATTTGCAGACCCTATTCTACGTGAAATGTTGAGTGAAAAAAATGAGCGAAGAAAAGAAACAATCGAAGAACTTAAAGAAGAAATAAAAGAAGAAATTGGAAAAAGTAAAAAAGGGAAAGCATAA
- a CDS encoding NUDIX hydrolase, translating to MRPRANTLGLILKGNTILLEEQVGKHSQGFGVYYRPIGGTIELGERSKDALVREYKEEIGADIEIIQYIDCIENIYKIADKIGHEITLMYTVKFKDEEFYKFDAITVTEGKKVTVAKWISVDDILDERIVLYPVGLSSLIKSAVVLNK from the coding sequence ATGCGTCCAAGAGCCAATACGTTAGGGTTAATTTTGAAAGGGAACACTATATTGTTAGAAGAACAAGTAGGAAAGCATTCTCAAGGTTTCGGTGTTTATTACAGACCAATCGGAGGCACAATTGAATTAGGCGAACGGTCTAAAGATGCTTTAGTGAGAGAATATAAAGAGGAAATAGGCGCAGATATTGAAATAATTCAGTACATAGATTGTATAGAAAATATTTATAAAATTGCTGATAAAATCGGTCATGAAATAACATTGATGTATACAGTAAAGTTTAAAGATGAAGAATTTTATAAGTTTGACGCTATTACTGTAACAGAAGGAAAAAAGGTTACTGTAGCCAAATGGATTTCAGTTGATGACATCCTTGATGAACGAATAGTACTTTATCCGGTTGGATTGTCTTCATTAATAAAATCAGCAGTTGTATTAAACAAGTAG
- a CDS encoding PadR family transcriptional regulator, producing the protein MSNLLNSLTTELRRGTLTLAVLSQLRTPQYGYSLVQLLEGSGIAIDQSTLYPLLRRLEKQELVTSSWDTSESRPRKYYVLSEFGLEIFLQLKQEWINNSKELYALLRGDEKDEDD; encoded by the coding sequence TTGAGTAATTTATTGAATTCATTAACGACAGAGCTTAGGAGAGGAACACTGACATTAGCGGTTTTAAGTCAATTAAGAACTCCCCAGTACGGATATTCACTAGTTCAGTTATTGGAGGGGTCAGGCATTGCCATTGATCAAAGTACCTTATATCCATTACTTCGTCGATTAGAAAAGCAGGAGCTTGTAACAAGTAGTTGGGATACATCCGAAAGTAGGCCACGTAAGTACTATGTATTAAGTGAATTTGGTTTGGAAATATTTTTGCAATTAAAACAGGAATGGATTAATAATTCGAAGGAACTTTATGCTCTATTAAGAGGGGATGAGAAAGATGAAGATGATTGA
- a CDS encoding HAAS signaling domain-containing protein yields the protein MKMIEIYIQEVTRRLPEKMRTDIALELRSTIEDMLPQNYSEEDVKGILDQLGNPTVLANGYKDQPMHLIGPRYFDVYVSLLKMILPIATVIAFITIITKYFTGYNAEEAIINIVFLIIGEGIWTIIEVGMQVFFWLTITFAIIERFDKEKDPEPLSFSLEKWTSDDLKNIAYIPKKKAISKLEVFGSLMWTAIWATLYFYANQLVGVYEGNGGRLEFVMPVFNQEVLLQYWPIIVIIIGLEIALALYKLLKEQWTKRIAIYNTVLQITVTITFIVILVNPNLLNEAFISYMTNLFTITKDQFFMWLVGGGIFIFIIGAVITAYDGHSKARIR from the coding sequence ATGAAGATGATTGAGATTTATATTCAAGAGGTCACTCGTAGGCTACCTGAAAAAATGCGAACAGATATTGCATTAGAATTACGGTCAACCATTGAGGATATGCTCCCGCAAAATTACAGTGAGGAAGACGTTAAAGGGATACTGGATCAATTGGGGAATCCAACAGTATTAGCGAACGGTTACAAAGATCAACCAATGCATCTTATAGGTCCGCGTTATTTTGATGTTTATGTCTCGTTATTGAAAATGATTTTACCAATTGCGACAGTCATTGCGTTCATCACGATAATTACAAAATACTTTACTGGCTACAATGCCGAAGAAGCAATTATAAATATTGTTTTTCTAATTATCGGGGAAGGAATATGGACAATCATCGAGGTGGGAATGCAAGTCTTTTTCTGGTTGACAATTACTTTTGCTATTATAGAAAGATTCGATAAGGAAAAAGATCCGGAACCTTTATCATTTAGCCTTGAAAAATGGACTTCCGATGATTTGAAAAATATTGCGTATATTCCTAAGAAAAAAGCGATTTCAAAGTTAGAAGTCTTTGGAAGTTTAATGTGGACTGCTATTTGGGCAACTCTTTATTTTTATGCCAATCAGCTTGTTGGGGTATATGAAGGGAATGGCGGACGTTTAGAATTTGTAATGCCAGTTTTTAATCAGGAAGTATTACTACAGTATTGGCCAATCATTGTGATTATAATCGGCTTAGAAATAGCATTGGCTCTATATAAATTATTGAAGGAACAATGGACAAAAAGAATTGCCATCTATAATACTGTTCTCCAAATCACTGTAACGATTACTTTTATTGTTATTTTAGTGAATCCAAATTTATTAAACGAAGCGTTCATATCATATATGACAAATTTATTTACTATTACTAAGGATCAGTTTTTCATGTGGCTTGTTGGTGGTGGAATCTTTATCTTTATAATCGGTGCTGTAATCACTGCCTATGATGGTCATAGTAAGGCTAGAATTAGATAG
- a CDS encoding GNAT family N-acetyltransferase: protein MELQFELINPENWRFFNVLNVKKEQKNWVASNVTILARAYVYRDYNSIVYAIYNSNTPVGLLLQRDYIENEKTCCVLDQFMITEQFQGKGYGKKAMQQWIALIKKESKYNSITLCYKEEDSIAKKLYESLGFQHTGVVDEDEVIMEYLLK from the coding sequence ATGGAGTTACAATTTGAATTAATTAATCCTGAAAATTGGAGATTTTTCAATGTTCTAAATGTAAAAAAAGAGCAAAAAAATTGGGTGGCTTCAAACGTTACAATTTTAGCAAGAGCCTATGTTTACCGTGATTACAATAGCATCGTATATGCAATCTATAATTCAAATACACCAGTTGGGTTACTTTTGCAAAGGGATTATATAGAAAATGAAAAGACATGTTGTGTGTTAGACCAATTTATGATTACTGAGCAGTTTCAAGGAAAAGGCTATGGGAAAAAAGCGATGCAACAATGGATTGCGCTAATTAAGAAAGAAAGTAAATACAATTCAATAACACTCTGTTACAAAGAAGAAGATTCTATTGCTAAAAAATTGTATGAGAGTTTAGGGTTTCAACATACGGGTGTAGTAGATGAAGATGAAGTAATAATGGAATATTTATTAAAGTAA
- a CDS encoding methyl-accepting chemotaxis protein, translating to MEVVMLGIIVVLLCTSVYFAYRYFSVKRHAQINNEVANGEKEISANQVRENFYMFAKNVNEKGRNLTEHGEYAAEKADIVRAAIDEVGNGLKKQLVATEESSTSIEDMTEAIEELSIRSNQISEQSNTTLELTQDGNEKIKDSMVKMEQFNQTINTTFGAITILGEKSHEIGKIVKVITGISEQINLLALNAAIEAARAGEHGKGFAVVADEVRKLAEQSRQSSSEVANIVKNIQEETDRVVISMKQGTEEFAQTNTTILEIGTMFEKIVDTTKIIADNNANSSASTEELSSSSQQIMAAMKEISFISRESVEMFEELIEISDDELNTMQSLVEEAKKLLELNKDESLFSLNEEVETEVVNRV from the coding sequence ATGGAAGTAGTCATGCTAGGAATTATTGTCGTTTTATTATGTACATCTGTGTATTTTGCTTACCGATATTTTTCTGTTAAACGCCACGCTCAAATAAATAATGAGGTAGCAAATGGAGAAAAGGAAATATCAGCAAATCAAGTACGAGAGAATTTCTATATGTTTGCCAAAAATGTTAATGAAAAAGGTAGAAACCTTACCGAACACGGGGAATACGCAGCTGAGAAGGCCGATATTGTACGAGCTGCAATCGATGAGGTAGGTAACGGATTAAAAAAACAATTAGTAGCTACGGAAGAGAGTTCAACTTCAATCGAAGATATGACAGAGGCTATCGAAGAGCTATCGATAAGGTCGAATCAGATTTCCGAACAATCAAATACTACATTAGAATTGACACAGGATGGTAACGAAAAGATAAAAGATTCGATGGTTAAAATGGAGCAATTTAATCAAACAATTAATACAACATTTGGTGCAATTACAATCCTCGGAGAAAAGTCTCATGAAATAGGTAAAATTGTTAAAGTAATTACAGGGATTTCTGAACAAATCAATTTATTAGCATTAAATGCAGCTATTGAGGCAGCTCGTGCTGGTGAACACGGTAAGGGATTTGCTGTTGTAGCTGATGAGGTTCGTAAACTAGCTGAACAATCGCGTCAGTCATCTTCAGAAGTGGCGAATATTGTAAAAAATATTCAAGAAGAAACAGATCGAGTTGTCATATCAATGAAGCAAGGAACAGAAGAGTTTGCACAAACAAATACAACAATTTTAGAAATTGGTACGATGTTTGAAAAGATAGTTGATACGACAAAAATTATTGCTGATAATAACGCGAATTCATCTGCAAGTACAGAGGAATTATCTTCAAGCTCTCAACAAATTATGGCCGCGATGAAAGAGATTTCTTTCATTTCTCGAGAGTCAGTGGAAATGTTTGAAGAATTAATTGAAATTAGTGATGACGAATTAAATACAATGCAAAGCTTAGTTGAAGAAGCAAAGAAACTGTTAGAGCTAAATAAGGATGAAAGCCTTTTTTCTCTGAATGAAGAGGTTGAAACCGAGGTAGTGAATAGAGTTTAA
- a CDS encoding DUF6944 family repetitive protein, which produces MNFYNPNNRNNSKKQDGTIHKWNSMMPRNIRRDQQSSNSQNETSNSNIAAIAGNWIEAVGTIIAAIGSTPSRIFTEQTLTDFNLIGNILEAGGTAIAAEAGSELLDVVGDQLQAIGNIAVVAGILNSNEQSSELLQKQGDLLQVVGLGMTIQTSGQLTLLQTIANTGNIIQLIGNVIQVFANTNSTEGIVTNAVGAWIQAVGAVITALATE; this is translated from the coding sequence ATGAACTTTTATAACCCGAATAACCGTAATAACTCGAAAAAACAAGATGGAACAATTCATAAATGGAATAGTATGATGCCCCGTAATATACGTAGAGACCAGCAATCTTCAAACAGTCAAAATGAAACGAGTAATTCAAACATTGCGGCCATTGCAGGAAACTGGATTGAAGCAGTCGGAACAATAATTGCTGCAATCGGGAGTACACCATCTCGTATTTTTACCGAGCAAACGCTAACAGACTTTAATTTAATAGGGAATATATTAGAGGCTGGAGGAACTGCCATTGCTGCAGAGGCAGGGAGTGAATTATTAGATGTAGTGGGAGATCAGCTCCAAGCAATAGGGAATATAGCAGTTGTTGCAGGGATATTAAATAGCAATGAGCAATCAAGTGAATTATTACAAAAGCAAGGGGACCTTTTACAAGTAGTTGGATTAGGAATGACCATTCAAACCTCAGGTCAATTAACGCTTTTACAAACAATAGCGAATACAGGCAATATCATTCAATTAATTGGGAATGTAATTCAAGTTTTTGCAAATACTAATTCAACAGAGGGGATTGTAACGAATGCAGTTGGAGCATGGATACAAGCAGTCGGAGCCGTTATTACGGCTTTGGCAACTGAATAG
- a CDS encoding DUF4256 domain-containing protein yields the protein MKNEEMKLSSEQQHELLHILKVRFEKNMNRHEGLKWSEVQAKLEANAVKAKLWSLNEMEITGGEPDVIAYNEETDEFIFCDCSAESPKGRRSVCYDREALESRKQHKPQNNAIDMAAQIGIEILTEEQYRELQKLGSFDLKSSSWVKTPENIRKLGGAIFCDRRYDTIFMYHNGAESYYAARGFRGLLKV from the coding sequence ATGAAAAATGAAGAAATGAAATTGTCATCTGAACAACAGCATGAATTACTTCACATATTGAAGGTTCGCTTTGAGAAAAATATGAATCGCCATGAAGGTCTCAAATGGTCTGAAGTACAAGCAAAGCTAGAAGCAAATGCTGTTAAAGCTAAACTTTGGTCACTCAATGAAATGGAAATCACAGGTGGTGAACCAGACGTTATTGCCTATAATGAAGAGACGGACGAATTCATTTTTTGTGATTGCTCAGCAGAAAGCCCAAAAGGTCGCAGAAGTGTTTGTTACGACAGAGAAGCGCTTGAATCTAGAAAACAGCACAAACCACAAAACAATGCTATTGATATGGCGGCTCAAATTGGGATTGAAATCTTAACGGAAGAACAATACCGAGAATTGCAGAAACTAGGGAGTTTTGATTTGAAATCGTCAAGCTGGGTGAAAACACCTGAAAATATTCGAAAACTTGGTGGCGCAATTTTTTGTGACCGTCGTTATGACACGATCTTTATGTATCACAATGGCGCGGAATCTTATTATGCAGCAAGAGGCTTCCGGGGCTTACTTAAGGTTTAA
- the argS gene encoding arginine--tRNA ligase, which produces MNKYLAQKIAEETNYLFQAEAIEKMLEKPKHDELGDIAFPCFQLAKFLRKAPPIIAAELAEQLINPAFEKINVVGGYINFFLNKSQVMNEIIPVILKQQQNYGQKEQSFENVVIDFSSPNIAKPFSMGHLRSTVIGNALANISEKNGYDAVRVNHLGDWGTQFGKLIVAYRLWGEKGAIEKAPIKELLKLYGKFHEEAENNDALNNDARAAFKALENGDLEENSLWKWFKDASLDEFQSIYELLNIHFDTFEGEAFYNDKMADIITQLKEKELLKLSDGANVVELDNMPPCLITKQDGASLYATRDLAAAFYRQKTYSPKKVLYVVGNEQSLHFQQLFHVLKKMDANWAEHLSHVGFGMILKDGKKMSTRKGHVILLKDVLEEAINTAKGNITEKNPTLLNKDDVAKKVGVGAVIFNDLKNYRSNDIEFSLEQMLHFKGETGPYVQYTFARICSMLEKASLQYHDDVIKITLTDNAWPTVVLLANYPNIISEAFEQMDPSLIAKFALQLAKAFNKFYATTKILAPDDSINSRLALCKSTSIVLQDCLNLLGIEAPEKM; this is translated from the coding sequence ATGAATAAATATTTAGCCCAGAAAATTGCGGAAGAGACAAACTATTTATTTCAGGCAGAAGCCATTGAAAAAATGTTAGAAAAACCAAAACATGATGAGCTCGGTGATATTGCTTTCCCATGTTTTCAATTAGCAAAATTTTTACGTAAAGCCCCTCCTATTATTGCTGCAGAGCTTGCTGAACAGCTTATAAATCCAGCATTTGAAAAAATCAACGTTGTAGGGGGATATATCAATTTCTTTTTAAATAAATCACAGGTTATGAACGAGATTATTCCTGTTATTCTAAAACAGCAACAAAATTATGGGCAAAAAGAACAATCATTTGAAAATGTTGTGATTGATTTTTCTTCCCCTAATATCGCCAAGCCATTTTCAATGGGACATTTACGCTCAACGGTAATTGGGAATGCACTAGCAAATATTTCCGAAAAGAACGGTTATGATGCAGTTCGAGTTAATCATCTAGGCGATTGGGGAACACAATTTGGGAAACTTATTGTTGCCTATCGTCTGTGGGGAGAAAAAGGAGCAATAGAAAAGGCTCCGATTAAGGAATTACTGAAGCTTTACGGAAAATTTCATGAGGAAGCCGAAAATAATGATGCCTTAAATAATGATGCACGTGCAGCCTTTAAAGCCTTAGAAAATGGTGATTTGGAAGAGAATTCTCTATGGAAATGGTTTAAAGACGCTTCTTTAGATGAATTCCAGTCTATTTATGAACTCCTGAATATCCATTTTGACACGTTTGAAGGTGAAGCATTTTATAACGATAAAATGGCCGACATCATTACACAGCTAAAGGAAAAGGAATTACTAAAACTATCCGATGGTGCCAATGTAGTAGAGCTTGATAATATGCCCCCTTGTTTAATTACAAAGCAAGATGGTGCTTCTTTATATGCAACCCGTGATTTAGCAGCTGCTTTTTATCGTCAAAAAACTTATAGTCCAAAAAAGGTACTTTATGTCGTAGGAAATGAACAATCTTTACACTTTCAACAGCTATTCCATGTATTAAAGAAAATGGATGCAAATTGGGCAGAGCATTTATCACATGTTGGTTTCGGTATGATTCTCAAGGATGGCAAAAAAATGTCTACTAGAAAAGGCCATGTCATTTTATTAAAGGATGTATTAGAAGAAGCAATAAACACTGCAAAGGGTAATATTACTGAAAAAAATCCTACCCTTCTAAATAAGGATGATGTCGCAAAAAAAGTTGGTGTAGGTGCTGTCATCTTTAATGATTTAAAAAATTATCGTTCGAATGATATCGAATTTTCGCTTGAGCAAATGTTACATTTTAAAGGCGAAACAGGTCCATACGTACAATACACGTTTGCACGAATATGCTCAATGCTAGAAAAAGCATCGTTGCAATATCATGATGACGTTATAAAAATAACACTTACCGATAACGCCTGGCCGACTGTTGTACTATTAGCAAACTATCCTAACATTATTTCAGAAGCATTTGAACAAATGGATCCATCTCTTATCGCAAAATTTGCCTTACAGTTGGCCAAGGCATTCAATAAATTTTATGCAACAACCAAAATATTAGCGCCGGATGACTCTATAAATAGTCGATTGGCATTGTGTAAGTCGACAAGCATCGTTTTACAAGATTGTTTAAACCTTTTAGGAATCGAAGCCCCTGAAAAAATGTAA